A single window of Sulfitobacter sp. JL08 DNA harbors:
- a CDS encoding Lrp/AsnC family transcriptional regulator: MDETDQKLIAALRHDARASLSDLALLLGVSRTTIRGRIERLRQRGDILGFSVVLKEDALRDPVRGLMMIGIEGRGTDRIIRQLQGFSEVRAVHSTNGRWDVIAEIGTRTLESFDAVLSKIRRLDGVATSETSLLLATRKSA, encoded by the coding sequence ATGGACGAAACGGACCAGAAACTGATTGCCGCCCTGCGCCATGATGCCCGCGCCTCCCTGTCTGATCTGGCGTTGCTGCTGGGTGTGTCACGCACAACCATTCGCGGACGGATCGAACGGTTGCGCCAGCGCGGCGATATCCTTGGGTTTTCCGTCGTCCTGAAAGAAGACGCGCTGCGCGATCCGGTGCGTGGCCTGATGATGATCGGGATCGAAGGGCGCGGCACCGACCGTATCATTCGCCAGTTACAGGGGTTCAGCGAAGTGCGCGCGGTGCATTCCACCAATGGGCGCTGGGATGTGATCGCCGAAATTGGCACGCGCACACTGGAATCCTTTGATGCGGTGCTGTCGAAAATCCGGCGGTTGGACGGCGTGGCGACCAGCGAAACCAGCCTGTTGCTGGCGACACGCAAATCGGCCTAG
- a CDS encoding disulfide bond formation protein B, producing MTRHTMIILAALGSLAVLMGAYGFQYLGEMAPCKLCYWQRYPHMAAVFIGLFALMVPGRALPRLGALAAFTSAAIGFYHTGVEKTWWEGPDTCTSGPVGGLSASELLDQIMAAPLVRCDEVAWQMFGLSMASWNVVVSLLLAALWLMAARRRS from the coding sequence ATGACCAGACACACGATGATCATATTGGCCGCACTTGGGTCGCTGGCGGTTCTGATGGGCGCTTACGGGTTTCAGTATCTGGGCGAAATGGCCCCCTGCAAACTGTGCTACTGGCAGCGCTATCCACATATGGCGGCCGTTTTCATCGGGCTGTTTGCCCTGATGGTGCCGGGGCGCGCCCTGCCCCGTCTGGGCGCGCTGGCAGCGTTTACCAGTGCCGCAATCGGATTCTACCACACCGGCGTGGAAAAGACATGGTGGGAAGGCCCCGATACGTGCACATCCGGCCCTGTCGGCGGGCTTAGCGCGTCAGAATTGCTGGATCAGATCATGGCCGCCCCGCTGGTGCGCTGTGACGAGGTGGCGTGGCAGATGTTCGGTCTCAGCATGGCCAGTTGGAATGTGGTCGTGTCGCTTCTGCTTGCTGCCTTGTGGCTGATGGCCGCCCGCCGTCGCAGCTAG
- a CDS encoding ornithine cyclodeaminase produces the protein MLPSDKALVPFVSVDHMMQLIHHIGIEPMLRDLADYIEQDFIRWELFDKTPRVASHSAEGVIELMPTSDGEVYGFKYVNGHPKNMKEGLQTVTAFGLLADVSNGYPVLLSEMTILTALRTAATSAMVAKHLAPKGSTTMAMIGNGAQSEFQSLAMKAICGIDTVRLYDIDPAATAKCAANLAGHGLKVVPCDSAEASMEGAQIITTCTADKQNATILTDNMVGAGVHINAIGGDCPGKTELHADILRRSDIFVEFPPQTRIEGEIQQLDPDHPVTELWQVISGTAKGRTSDRQITLFDSVGFAIEDFSALRYVRNKIVGTDYYHDLDLLADPDDPRDLFGMVQRAQP, from the coding sequence ATGCTTCCTTCTGACAAAGCCCTTGTTCCGTTCGTTTCTGTCGATCACATGATGCAGTTGATCCACCATATCGGTATCGAACCGATGTTGCGCGATCTGGCTGATTACATCGAACAGGATTTCATCCGCTGGGAGTTGTTTGACAAAACGCCCCGCGTCGCCAGTCATTCTGCCGAAGGCGTGATTGAACTGATGCCGACCTCGGATGGCGAGGTTTATGGCTTCAAATATGTGAACGGCCACCCCAAGAACATGAAGGAAGGCCTGCAAACCGTTACAGCCTTTGGTCTTTTGGCTGATGTCAGCAACGGCTACCCCGTCCTGTTGTCGGAAATGACGATCCTGACAGCGCTGCGCACGGCGGCCACATCTGCCATGGTGGCCAAACATCTGGCGCCCAAGGGCAGCACCACGATGGCCATGATCGGCAACGGCGCGCAATCCGAATTCCAGAGCCTTGCGATGAAGGCGATCTGTGGCATCGATACCGTGCGTCTTTATGACATTGATCCGGCGGCCACGGCAAAATGCGCCGCCAATCTGGCGGGCCACGGATTAAAAGTGGTGCCCTGCGACAGTGCCGAGGCGTCAATGGAAGGCGCGCAGATCATCACAACCTGCACGGCGGACAAACAGAACGCCACCATCCTGACCGACAACATGGTCGGCGCGGGCGTGCACATCAACGCCATTGGCGGCGACTGCCCCGGCAAAACCGAACTGCACGCCGATATTCTGCGCCGCTCCGACATCTTTGTCGAATTCCCGCCCCAGACCCGGATCGAAGGCGAAATCCAGCAGCTTGACCCCGATCATCCGGTCACTGAATTGTGGCAGGTGATTTCCGGCACCGCCAAGGGCCGCACATCCGATCGCCAGATCACCTTGTTTGACAGCGTCGGTTTCGCGATCGAGGATTTCAGCGCCCTGCGTTATGTCCGCAACAAGATCGTCGGCACAGATTATTACCATGATCTTGATCTGCTGGCCGATCCCGATGATCCGCGCGATCTGTTTGGCATGGTGCAACGCGCCCAGCCCTGA
- a CDS encoding YqaA family protein has translation MIKGLYDWTMGMADHPRALWVLAVVAFIESSVFPIPPDVIMIPMILAQPSRAWLIAAVALVASVLGGLLGYAIGALAFETIGQPILASLGKADAMAEFNTRFNDLGFWAVLTAGVTPFPYKVITIMSGWTGMSLTTFIATSILARGLRFFILAGLLWKYGAPMRDFIEKRLGLMFTLFVIMLIGGFALLRYL, from the coding sequence ATGATCAAAGGCTTGTACGACTGGACGATGGGCATGGCCGATCATCCCCGCGCGTTGTGGGTGCTGGCGGTGGTCGCGTTCATCGAAAGCTCGGTCTTTCCGATCCCGCCCGATGTCATCATGATCCCGATGATCCTTGCCCAGCCGTCGCGCGCATGGCTGATTGCCGCTGTGGCGCTGGTGGCGTCGGTACTGGGCGGATTGCTGGGCTACGCAATCGGGGCGCTGGCCTTTGAAACCATCGGCCAGCCGATCCTTGCCTCGCTGGGCAAGGCTGACGCGATGGCCGAATTCAACACGCGGTTCAACGATCTGGGCTTTTGGGCGGTTCTGACCGCCGGGGTCACCCCGTTTCCTTACAAGGTCATTACGATCATGTCCGGCTGGACCGGCATGTCACTGACAACCTTTATCGCCACATCCATTCTGGCGCGGGGCTTGCGTTTTTTCATTCTGGCCGGATTGCTGTGGAAATATGGCGCACCGATGCGGGACTTTATCGAGAAACGACTTGGGCTTATGTTCACCCTGTTTGTCATCATGCTGATCGGCGGATTTGCCTTGCTTAGATATCTATGA
- a CDS encoding DUF3300 domain-containing protein, producing the protein MPQSVKALWIALLLAGAPAAYAQSTDTASEDAAQTDTESDDADLLTQAELENLVAPVALYPDTLLIQILVASTYPLEVIKGDRLLAMNDGADPETMNALIEAEEWDPSVEVLATAFPDVLSDMASHVEWTETMGNAMLAQSDDVMAAVQTMRAQAVNSGALISGEEQTVEVTQDEVTQAETVVIQPTNPEVVYVPQYDPQVVYNNDNVVGDALVTGAVAFGTFALIDAIFDDDDDWNDYWGCRNCGGWGGGPIYPRPDVDIDVDGNVNIGNNVNVGNNRPERPDRNPDGSWKPDPDRQKDAKDKIAAKRDPNGKTKLPVNKKETRGDSLRTQLSNKSGAADISRPGVDNKRPQVNRPSRTPDGAKRNAINKTAKKPQVNRPKAAKPAAQRPAAKKPAAKPAVKKPAAKRPPVKQAKPHKKPKATAKRASAPKARKASSRGKASGRKAKGRR; encoded by the coding sequence GTGCCACAGTCTGTCAAAGCCTTATGGATTGCCCTGTTGCTGGCTGGCGCGCCGGCGGCCTATGCGCAATCCACAGATACGGCATCGGAGGATGCCGCCCAAACCGACACCGAAAGCGACGACGCGGACCTGTTGACTCAGGCCGAACTTGAAAACCTTGTCGCGCCGGTTGCGCTTTATCCTGATACGTTGCTGATCCAGATTCTGGTGGCCTCTACCTATCCGCTGGAAGTGATCAAGGGCGATCGTCTGCTGGCCATGAATGATGGCGCGGATCCCGAAACGATGAATGCCCTGATCGAGGCCGAAGAATGGGATCCCAGCGTCGAGGTTCTGGCCACAGCCTTTCCTGACGTGTTGTCCGACATGGCGTCACATGTGGAATGGACCGAAACAATGGGCAACGCGATGCTTGCGCAAAGCGATGACGTCATGGCGGCTGTGCAAACCATGCGGGCGCAAGCCGTTAATTCCGGTGCGCTGATCAGCGGCGAAGAACAAACCGTCGAAGTCACCCAGGACGAGGTGACGCAGGCGGAAACAGTGGTGATCCAGCCCACCAATCCCGAAGTGGTCTATGTGCCGCAATATGACCCGCAGGTGGTCTACAATAATGACAACGTGGTCGGTGATGCGCTTGTCACCGGCGCGGTGGCCTTTGGCACATTTGCCCTGATCGATGCCATATTCGACGATGATGACGACTGGAACGATTACTGGGGCTGTCGCAATTGCGGTGGCTGGGGCGGTGGCCCGATCTATCCACGTCCGGACGTGGATATTGATGTCGACGGAAATGTGAACATCGGCAACAACGTTAATGTCGGCAATAACCGTCCGGAACGCCCCGATCGCAACCCGGATGGCAGTTGGAAACCCGATCCGGACCGTCAGAAGGATGCCAAGGACAAGATCGCGGCCAAGCGCGACCCGAACGGTAAAACCAAGCTGCCGGTCAACAAGAAAGAGACCCGCGGGGACAGTTTGCGCACGCAATTGTCAAACAAATCCGGTGCCGCCGATATCAGCCGGCCCGGCGTTGACAACAAACGCCCGCAAGTGAACCGCCCGTCCAGAACACCGGATGGCGCCAAGCGGAATGCAATCAACAAAACCGCGAAGAAACCACAAGTAAACCGCCCGAAAGCGGCGAAACCTGCCGCCCAAAGACCTGCGGCGAAAAAACCGGCGGCCAAACCTGCGGTCAAGAAACCCGCTGCCAAGCGGCCGCCTGTGAAACAGGCGAAGCCACATAAGAAACCTAAGGCGACGGCCAAGCGCGCCTCTGCCCCCAAGGCCCGTAAGGCCTCCAGCCGCGGCAAGGCCAGCGGACGCAAAGCCAAAGGTCGGAGATAA
- the rocF gene encoding arginase translates to MSRKTCILIGAPVDSGKRRKGCLMGPDAYRTAGLAGALRDLGHKIEDQGNLSPASYNPDAEDDRIYALQETIGWTNRLIRAAENAMSRGLPIFLGGDHSLSLGSVAGVANHAASQNRPQFVLWLDAHSDFHTPQSTASGNLHGTPLGYVTGREGFGGFPKITNPIPQENICIIGLRSVDLPERDALQQTAIHRHDMREIDEIGVGKPLAAFLDRVAEANGFLHVSLDVDFLDPSIAPAVGTTVPGGATIREGHLVMEMLHDSGLMTSLDLVELNPFLDERGRTAQVMVDLAASALGRRVFDRPTRAYS, encoded by the coding sequence ATGTCACGCAAGACCTGCATTTTGATCGGCGCGCCGGTCGACAGTGGAAAACGCCGCAAGGGCTGCCTGATGGGCCCCGATGCCTACCGCACAGCCGGTCTGGCGGGGGCCTTGCGCGATCTTGGCCACAAGATCGAGGATCAGGGCAATCTGAGCCCGGCCAGCTACAACCCCGATGCCGAAGACGACAGGATTTATGCCTTGCAGGAAACCATCGGCTGGACCAACCGTCTGATCCGGGCGGCGGAGAACGCCATGTCGCGCGGTTTGCCGATCTTTCTGGGCGGCGATCACAGCCTGTCTCTGGGCAGTGTCGCCGGCGTGGCTAACCATGCCGCCAGTCAGAACCGCCCGCAATTCGTGTTGTGGCTGGATGCGCACAGCGATTTTCACACGCCGCAATCCACCGCATCGGGCAATCTGCACGGTACGCCGCTGGGCTATGTCACGGGGCGCGAAGGCTTTGGCGGTTTTCCAAAGATCACAAATCCGATCCCGCAGGAAAATATCTGCATCATTGGCCTGCGGTCGGTCGATCTGCCCGAACGTGATGCGTTGCAGCAAACCGCGATCCATCGCCACGACATGCGCGAAATCGATGAAATCGGTGTTGGCAAACCGCTGGCCGCGTTTCTGGACCGGGTCGCAGAGGCCAACGGGTTCCTGCACGTTTCGCTGGATGTGGATTTCCTTGATCCCTCGATTGCCCCTGCGGTCGGCACCACGGTTCCGGGTGGCGCAACCATCCGCGAAGGCCATCTGGTGATGGAAATGCTGCATGACAGCGGCTTGATGACATCGCTGGATCTGGTCGAACTGAACCCGTTTCTGGATGAACGTGGCCGCACCGCACAAGTCATGGTCGATCTGGCCGCGTCCGCCCTCGGGCGCCGCGTGTTCGATCGCCCCACCCGCGCCTACAGCTGA
- a CDS encoding HNH endonuclease, protein MDGDFRTEFVRAPGALKQHPALVLNADYRPLSYYPLSLWPWQEAVKAAWLDRVDIVAEYDTVVRSPSTEIRIPSVVVLKDYVKPQKRVAFTRFNLFLRDEFRCQYCGAKGDLTFDHVVPRASGGVTSWQNVVAACSPCNLRKGSKPLHRTGMNLRKPPRQPASEELRNMGRKFPPGHLHESWMDFLYWDAELEA, encoded by the coding sequence ATGGACGGCGATTTTAGAACTGAGTTTGTGCGGGCACCGGGGGCGTTGAAACAGCATCCGGCATTGGTGTTGAATGCGGATTACCGGCCATTGTCCTATTATCCGCTGTCGCTGTGGCCCTGGCAGGAGGCGGTCAAGGCGGCCTGGCTCGACAGGGTCGATATCGTGGCGGAATATGACACCGTGGTCAGAAGCCCCAGTACCGAGATCAGGATACCATCGGTTGTTGTCCTCAAAGATTATGTCAAACCTCAAAAGCGCGTGGCCTTCACGCGCTTTAATTTATTTCTGAGGGACGAATTCCGCTGCCAGTACTGTGGCGCCAAGGGCGATCTGACCTTTGATCATGTTGTACCGCGCGCCAGTGGCGGTGTGACAAGCTGGCAGAATGTGGTGGCCGCATGCAGCCCGTGCAACCTGCGCAAGGGATCAAAGCCGCTGCACCGCACCGGCATGAACCTGCGCAAACCACCACGCCAGCCCGCATCCGAAGAACTGCGCAACATGGGCCGCAAATTTCCGCCGGGCCACCTGCACGAAAGCTGGATGGATTTCCTCTACTGGGATGCCGAACTGGAAGCCTAG
- a CDS encoding alpha/beta hydrolase has product MTRVLKAGRRASLSGDVRSVVVFLHGYGANGADLLGLADPLAEHLPDTLFVAPDAPEDCAGAPMGFQWFPIPWIDGSSEEEAERGMRAAVDDLNAFLDALMVDEDVMPEQVVLFGFSQGTMMALHVAPRREDEVAGVVAFSGRLVSPETLEDEVVVRPPVLLVHGDADDVVPPQSLPQAAEALQAAGFKEVYAHVMKGTGHGIAPDGLSVALAFMRDKLGL; this is encoded by the coding sequence ATGACACGGGTTTTAAAAGCGGGGCGTCGCGCGTCCCTGTCAGGGGATGTGCGATCAGTTGTGGTGTTTCTGCATGGCTACGGCGCCAACGGCGCTGATCTGCTTGGGCTGGCCGATCCGCTGGCCGAACATCTGCCCGATACGTTGTTCGTGGCGCCCGACGCCCCCGAAGACTGTGCCGGTGCGCCGATGGGTTTTCAGTGGTTTCCGATCCCGTGGATTGACGGATCGTCCGAAGAAGAGGCCGAACGTGGCATGCGCGCGGCGGTGGATGATCTGAATGCGTTTCTGGACGCGCTGATGGTGGACGAAGATGTTATGCCCGAACAGGTCGTCCTGTTCGGGTTTTCCCAGGGCACGATGATGGCGCTGCACGTGGCGCCGCGCCGCGAAGATGAAGTGGCGGGTGTGGTGGCCTTTTCGGGCCGTTTGGTATCACCCGAAACACTTGAGGACGAAGTGGTCGTGCGCCCGCCGGTTCTGCTGGTTCATGGTGACGCGGATGATGTGGTGCCGCCGCAATCTCTGCCGCAGGCTGCCGAAGCCCTGCAAGCGGCCGGTTTCAAAGAGGTTTACGCCCATGTCATGAAAGGCACCGGCCACGGTATCGCACCCGACGGTCTGAGCGTGGCGCTTGCGTTCATGCGAGACAAGCTGGGGCTTTAG
- a CDS encoding GNAT family N-acetyltransferase, which yields MNKYTFRNAAPSDAIRCFDIETAAYEGDEAATLEKISKRIAIYPQGFLVVEVNNEVVGFVNSGCAYSVEMSDEDFKELIGHDQAAPNVVIMSVVVDPEYQGQGLSTALMSEFAKRMVHKEKTSIHLMCKEDHVPLYEKFGYRYIQPSASDHGGMQWHEMIMELGSL from the coding sequence ATGAACAAATACACTTTTCGCAATGCGGCACCTTCAGATGCTATCCGTTGTTTTGATATCGAAACCGCTGCTTATGAGGGAGATGAAGCTGCAACGCTTGAAAAAATTTCAAAGCGCATCGCCATTTACCCCCAAGGATTTCTGGTCGTTGAGGTCAACAATGAAGTTGTTGGCTTCGTCAACAGCGGATGCGCTTATTCTGTTGAAATGTCTGACGAAGATTTCAAAGAATTGATTGGGCATGATCAGGCTGCGCCGAACGTCGTTATCATGTCGGTCGTGGTTGATCCTGAATACCAAGGACAAGGTCTATCCACCGCTTTAATGAGTGAATTCGCAAAACGTATGGTTCACAAGGAAAAAACCTCAATCCATTTGATGTGCAAAGAGGACCACGTGCCACTTTATGAAAAATTTGGCTATCGGTATATACAGCCTTCGGCATCCGATCATGGAGGGATGCAATGGCACGAGATGATTATGGAATTAGGTTCACTGTAA